The following proteins are co-located in the Pseudomonas sp. ATCC 13867 genome:
- a CDS encoding M48 family metalloprotease, with protein MSVRSFGTLAVLALLGVLGGCATNPATGKSDFVMMSEQSELDMGQKYSQEILKQYPRYEDEKLQAYVQQVGERVARAGDRPNLQYHFTVIDTPDINAFALPGGYVYIHRGLMAYLGSEAELAAVLGHEVGHVTARHSVRQQSQSSAWNILGQAVAIGTGVGAAADLTNVLGTAFVRGYGRDMELEADGLGAKYLARAGYDPTAMIQVVRVLKNQEDFARDEARRKGQATQPVGYHGLFDTHPDNDQRLKQVIGPAQALAGSGQREVGAERYLKAIDGMPFGDSASSGVRRGQSFYHSELDFTLTYPAGWGILNQPTALVGFTADQQAYIGMKLVQRDGQLTPAEFLRKGAGGRLAGEESFKQAGLDVATGVVPGSPARRVAVIYQKERAYLFVGAVKGRASLETVDDQFLQVIRSFRPMRADEKKLAQPRRIDVVQVKSGQTVEEFAKAGPGLESDAINRIRLLNDLYPIGQPKSGDWLKVVR; from the coding sequence ATGAGTGTGCGTTCGTTCGGAACCCTGGCCGTGCTGGCACTGCTCGGTGTCCTTGGCGGCTGCGCCACCAACCCGGCCACCGGCAAGTCTGACTTCGTGATGATGAGCGAGCAGAGCGAGCTGGACATGGGGCAGAAATACAGCCAGGAAATCCTCAAGCAATACCCGCGCTACGAGGATGAAAAGCTGCAGGCCTACGTGCAGCAGGTCGGCGAACGGGTCGCCCGCGCCGGCGACCGGCCCAACCTGCAATACCACTTCACCGTCATCGACACCCCGGACATCAACGCCTTCGCCCTGCCCGGCGGTTACGTCTACATCCATCGCGGCCTGATGGCCTACCTGGGCTCGGAAGCGGAGCTGGCCGCCGTGCTTGGCCACGAGGTCGGCCACGTCACTGCCCGTCACAGCGTGCGCCAGCAGAGCCAGTCCAGCGCCTGGAACATCCTCGGCCAGGCCGTGGCCATCGGCACCGGGGTTGGCGCCGCCGCCGACCTGACCAACGTGCTCGGCACCGCCTTCGTGCGCGGCTACGGCCGCGACATGGAGCTGGAAGCCGATGGCCTGGGCGCCAAGTACCTGGCCCGCGCCGGCTACGATCCGACCGCCATGATCCAGGTGGTGCGGGTGCTGAAGAACCAGGAAGACTTCGCCCGCGACGAGGCCAGGCGCAAGGGCCAGGCCACCCAACCGGTGGGCTACCACGGCCTGTTCGACACCCACCCGGACAACGATCAGCGCCTGAAACAGGTGATCGGTCCGGCCCAGGCCCTGGCCGGCAGCGGCCAGCGTGAAGTCGGCGCCGAGCGCTACCTGAAGGCCATCGACGGAATGCCCTTCGGCGACTCGGCCTCCAGTGGCGTGCGCCGCGGGCAGAGCTTCTACCACTCCGAGCTGGACTTCACCCTGACCTACCCGGCGGGCTGGGGCATTCTCAACCAGCCGACCGCCCTGGTGGGCTTCACCGCCGACCAGCAGGCCTATATCGGCATGAAGCTGGTGCAGCGCGATGGCCAACTGACCCCGGCGGAGTTCCTGCGCAAGGGCGCGGGCGGCCGCCTGGCGGGCGAGGAGAGTTTCAAGCAGGCCGGCCTGGACGTCGCCACCGGCGTAGTGCCCGGTTCGCCGGCGCGCCGCGTCGCGGTGATCTACCAGAAGGAGCGTGCCTACCTGTTCGTCGGTGCGGTCAAAGGCCGCGCGTCTTTGGAGACAGTGGACGACCAGTTCCTGCAGGTGATCCGCAGCTTCCGGCCGATGCGCGCCGATGAGAAAAAACTCGCACAACCGCGCAGGATCGACGTCGTTCAGGTCAAATCCGGGCAGACTGTCGAGGAGTTTGCGAAAGCGGGGCCGGGGCTGGAATCTGACGCGATAAATCGTATACGCTTATTGAATGACTTGTATCCAATTGGTCAGCCAAAATCTGGTGATTGGCTAAAGGTCGTACGCTAG
- a CDS encoding malic enzyme-like NAD(P)-binding protein — protein sequence MSDLKTAALEYHAQPRPGKLSVELTKPTATARDLSLAYSPGVAEPVREIARDPELAFKYTGKGNLVAVISDGTAILGLGNLGPLASKPVMEGKGVLFKRFAGVDVFDIEVDAESPQAFIDTVKRISITFGGINLEDIKSPECFEIERALIEQCDIPVFHDDQHGTAIVTAAGMLNALEIAGKKLETAKIVCLGAGAAAISCMKLLVSMGAKVENIYMIDRQGVIHAGRNDLNQYKAVFASETDKRTLSDALEGADVFVGLSGANLLSAEDLARMAPNPIVFACSNPDPEIQPELAHATRNDVIMATGRSDYPNQVNNVLGFPFIFRGALDVRATRINEEMKIAAALALRDLAKQPVPKDVCDAYGVSALEFGREYIIPKPMDKRLITVVSDAVAKAAIETGVATLPYPAHYPLQSVEDVFKG from the coding sequence ATGTCTGATCTCAAGACCGCTGCCCTCGAATATCACGCCCAACCCCGCCCCGGTAAACTGAGCGTCGAGCTGACCAAGCCGACCGCCACCGCCCGCGACCTGTCGCTGGCGTACAGCCCGGGTGTCGCCGAGCCGGTGCGCGAAATCGCGCGTGATCCGGAACTGGCCTTCAAGTACACCGGCAAGGGCAACCTGGTCGCGGTCATTTCCGACGGCACCGCCATTCTCGGCCTGGGCAACCTCGGCCCGCTGGCCTCCAAGCCGGTCATGGAAGGCAAGGGCGTGCTGTTCAAGCGCTTCGCCGGTGTCGACGTGTTCGACATCGAAGTCGACGCCGAAAGCCCGCAGGCCTTCATCGATACCGTCAAGCGCATCTCCATCACCTTCGGCGGCATCAACCTGGAAGACATCAAGTCGCCCGAGTGCTTCGAGATCGAGCGCGCGCTGATCGAACAGTGCGACATCCCGGTGTTCCACGATGACCAGCACGGTACCGCCATCGTCACCGCCGCCGGCATGCTCAACGCCCTGGAAATCGCCGGCAAGAAGCTGGAAACCGCGAAGATCGTCTGCCTGGGCGCCGGCGCCGCCGCCATCTCCTGCATGAAGCTGCTGGTGAGCATGGGCGCCAAGGTCGAGAACATCTACATGATCGACCGCCAGGGTGTGATCCATGCCGGCCGCAACGACCTGAACCAGTACAAGGCCGTGTTCGCCAGCGAGACCGACAAGCGCACCCTGTCCGACGCCCTGGAGGGCGCCGACGTGTTCGTCGGCCTGTCCGGCGCCAACCTGCTCAGCGCTGAAGACCTCGCCCGCATGGCGCCGAACCCGATCGTCTTCGCCTGCTCCAACCCGGACCCGGAAATTCAGCCGGAACTGGCCCACGCCACCCGCAATGACGTGATCATGGCCACCGGCCGTTCGGACTACCCGAACCAGGTGAACAACGTACTGGGCTTCCCCTTCATCTTCCGCGGTGCCCTGGACGTACGCGCCACCCGCATCAACGAAGAAATGAAGATCGCCGCCGCCCTGGCCCTGCGTGACCTGGCCAAGCAGCCGGTACCCAAGGACGTGTGCGACGCCTACGGCGTGAGCGCCCTGGAATTCGGCCGCGAGTACATCATTCCGAAGCCGATGGACAAGCGCCTGATCACCGTCGTTTCCGACGCGGTGGCCAAGGCCGCCATCGAGACCGGTGTGGCGACCCTGCCGTACCCGGCGCACTACCCGCTGCAGTCCGTGGAAGACGTCTTCAAGGGCTGA